A stretch of DNA from Pontiella agarivorans:
GAATGAGGCGGAGGCTTCGGTGCTCGGAAACCGGGTGAATGCTTTGGGTTCAGGTCGTGCGTTTGCGCAGTATACGTTGTATGAAAAGCTGGCTCCGAATATTCTTTCGGTGCTCAGTTCGGATTCGGAAAAGGGGCTGGGCGGCATCTTCAGCACCTACGCAGAGCAGGGAGGTGCGGAATGAAAATTTCAGGGAAAGGAATTACAGGACTGATCGGCAGCCTGATTTTTATTATCGGGGGAATTGCGATCATGTTTATCTGGGGCTTCTGCCGCTTTTATGTGGGGCCGAATGAAATGGCGATCATCACGGCAAAAGTGGGTGAATCGCTGGAGCCCGGTCAGATTCTGGCGAAACCGGGACAGAAAGGGATTCAGGAAGAACCGCTGGGTGAAGGCCGTCATTTCCGTTTTCCGCTTTTTTATGAGTGGGAGATTGAAGAAGTCATCATCATTGATCCCGGCAAGGTCGGAATTGTGACGTCCAAGGTGGGTGAAAAACTGTCCACGGGAGAATTTATTGCGGAACGCGGCCAGAAAGGGATCTGGCGGAATGTGCTGGGGCCCGGCAAATACCGGATGAACCCCTATGGGTACAATGTTGAGATTGTCGATGCCATCAGTATTCCGATCGGGTATGCCGGCGTCATCACCTCGCGTTCGGGCGGTCAGGCACCGTCGGGCCAATTTGCGGGGAACGGTCAGAAGGGTGTACGCAAGGATGTGCTGCAGCCGGGGCTCTATTATGTCAATCCGCAGGCCTATAAAGTGGATGTGCTTGAAGTCGGTATCAACCAGGTTTCCCTGCTTGGTCAGGACGGTAGTAAAGTGGTGACGAAGGCGCGCCAGCTGGGCCAGAATCAGGCGTTGAATGTGCTGCAAAGCAATATGCTCGAAAAGCAGGAGCAGAAACGGGCGGACTATTTCAGTAAACGTGCGCGTTCTTTCCTCCCCCCGAAAAGAGGGCAGGAGGTGAACTTTGCAGCTGGAAAAAAAGTGAAACAGATTGCACCTGCATCGTTGGATGAAGGGGAAATCAATCTGGCCGAACTGGTCAGTTTCCCCTCGCGCGACGGATTTGAAATCAGCCTGGATATGACGCTGGAGTTTGAGCTGGATCCCGGCGATATCGCCGGAATTTACCGGCGTTACGGTGATCTGCCGGCCGTAGTGGACAAAATCATTATGCCGCAGATCACGTCGATTTCACGCAACAAGGGATCGGAGTACCGGGCCAAGGACTTTATTGTGGGCGAAGGCCGCGAGAAATTTCAGGACGATCTGACGGAGTCGCTGGAGCTGGAACTGGGCGAAAAAGACATCCGCGTTTACAATGCACTGATCCGTCATGTTGAAGTTCCGGACGAGATTCGCGCACCGATTCAGCAGGCGAGTATTGCGGTGGAGCAGGACCTGACCAATAAGGAGCGGCAGAATACTGCGCGCAAAGAGGCGCAGCTGAATACCGAGCTTTCGCTGATTCAGCAGCGCGGCGAGCAGGTGATGCAGGAGACTGAAAAGCTGAAAGCCGAAATTGCCGCCGATCTGCAGAAGCAGGTGGCGACCATTCAGGCCGAAACCCTTAAAAAAGAAGCCGAGGTCCGCAAAGCCACCGCGGCAATCAATGCCGACAAAGTGCGTGTGCTCGGGCAGGCCGAGGCCACGGCACTGGAAAAAGTGGATGGCGAAAAAGCCAAAGGGCTGCAGCTGAAAACTGCCGCGTTTAATGATTCGCTGGCCTATTCACAATGGATCTTTGCCGACCGTCTGAATCCGGAAATGAAAATTAATATCATTCATGCCGGTGAAGGAACGCTTTGGACCGATCTTGAAAAAACCGGTTTTGCTGAACTCGGCGGAGCCGAGTTGCTGAAAACCGGAAAAAAACAATAGTTCGGGCAGACTGGGCCGGTGCGCCGGCTCAGTCTTCGAGGTCTTCCGCGTTTTTTGCGGTTTTGATTTCGGGCAGCTCAAAGCCGGTTTCTGCAGCCTGTGTGGCTTCCGGAACATTGCGTACTTCGGCAATGTAGCGTTTCAGCATTTTTTTCTGTTCACCGCTGAGGCGGGGAAAGCTGTAGACGCCGTCGTTGATCCAGGTTTTTGTGCCTTCAATAACGCCGAGACGGCTGATAAAGGTCTGCAGTAACTGGTCATGCGGGTAACGATAGGTGGTATCGTCTTCGGAAAAGGTTACCCAGACGTCGTAGCCGAGCCACTCTTTTTTAAAGATCAGGCGTGAGGCCTCCTGCTCGGATTCGACCACATCGTCTTCGTGCTGGGCTTCCCACTCCGCTTTGACTTCGGCGAAGACTGCTTTTGATTTGCCGCAGTGCGGGCAGGCGCGAACGCCTTTATTGAGAAATCCGGAAATAAGATAGGCTTTTGAGCAGTTCGGGCAGATGACGGCGGCGTTGTTGCCATGGCAGTCGGCCACTTCCACTCTAGGGGCCGCCGCATCAACGGTGGCGTCGGCATCTCCTTCAAATTCTTCAACGGCGGTTTGCAGTTGTCGGCCTTTGGTAATGATTTCTTCGGAGGACATCAGGTCGGGATGGAGGTCGGCAGGCTTATAGCCGTTGGGCATGCCGGTTTTCTTATTAACCACCCAGGAGGTGTACTGCCGGTTGGGGCCGAGTACTTCGTTCCAGTCGATTTTGTCAAAGGTTCCGAAGCCCAGATAGCTCTTTACAGCATCGTAGGTCGCGCGCTGCTTTGCGGCATTAAGATAGTCGAGTGCTTTTCTGATATCACCTTTCATAATAAATCTCCGTTGTCTGTTTAAGGAATACTATGTCCTGCTAGGATGACAATCCGAAAATTGCTCAAAAACAGGGCTCCATTCTCTTCCAATGGCTGGAAATGGGCGCTTGCGCTCGGCGTGATTGCCCTGCATGGTTCACCGTTTAATTAAACCGAAGGAGAGAAATCATGGCATCAGCAGTAGCACGTCATATTCTGGTGGCATCCGAAGCGGACTGTCTTACCTTGAAAAAGCAGATTGAAGAGGGCGGGAGCTTCGCGGAGCTTGCAAAACAGCATTCCAAATGCCCGTCGGGCGCAGAAGGCGGTAATCTGGGTACATTCGGACCGGGACAGATGGTCCGCGAGTTCGATGAAGTCGTATTCAGCGCGCCGGTCGGCGAAGTGCAGGGTCCGGTGAAAACCCAGTTCGGGTATCACCTTGTGGAAGTCACCGCCCGCACCGACTGATTTTCCAGTGATTGGAAATTCCCGGGATTGGAAACTGCAGTCCCGGAAATGCAAATTACCGCCTCGTCCTTATGGACAGGCGGTTTTTTTGATTTATGAACTGGCACCGTTAACATTCTGGCGTGGGAACTGCTTGAATTCAGCGATATTTTGACCCGGAAAAGGAGAGTTAGCGAATGAAACATATAGGATGGATTGCTGCGGGGGCTGTGGCGTTTCTGCCGATTGTGCATGCTGAAGAGTGTACTTTCAATGGATTCAACGACGGGCCGCTGCACGGTCAGCAGGGTTGGTGGGTTGACCGTAAGGACGCCGCAATGGGGAACTTTATGGTGATTGATCATCTCGGTATTACGCAGACCATGGGCGACAAGGCGCTTGTGATCAGCGGTTCGGATCATTTTATGAAGGTTTACCGCAATAAAAATGCCGTAACCTGGAAGCCGGGCGATACTGCTGTTTTTGAAATGGATTTCCAGATCGGCCTTAACGGCGGGCATATCGATAAAACAAAAAACGGAATCGCAATGCTGTTTGGCGGTCCAAAATTCAAAACGGAAAACCG
This window harbors:
- a CDS encoding SPFH domain-containing protein, which gives rise to MKISGKGITGLIGSLIFIIGGIAIMFIWGFCRFYVGPNEMAIITAKVGESLEPGQILAKPGQKGIQEEPLGEGRHFRFPLFYEWEIEEVIIIDPGKVGIVTSKVGEKLSTGEFIAERGQKGIWRNVLGPGKYRMNPYGYNVEIVDAISIPIGYAGVITSRSGGQAPSGQFAGNGQKGVRKDVLQPGLYYVNPQAYKVDVLEVGINQVSLLGQDGSKVVTKARQLGQNQALNVLQSNMLEKQEQKRADYFSKRARSFLPPKRGQEVNFAAGKKVKQIAPASLDEGEINLAELVSFPSRDGFEISLDMTLEFELDPGDIAGIYRRYGDLPAVVDKIIMPQITSISRNKGSEYRAKDFIVGEGREKFQDDLTESLELELGEKDIRVYNALIRHVEVPDEIRAPIQQASIAVEQDLTNKERQNTARKEAQLNTELSLIQQRGEQVMQETEKLKAEIAADLQKQVATIQAETLKKEAEVRKATAAINADKVRVLGQAEATALEKVDGEKAKGLQLKTAAFNDSLAYSQWIFADRLNPEMKINIIHAGEGTLWTDLEKTGFAELGGAELLKTGKKQ
- a CDS encoding peptidylprolyl isomerase, coding for MASAVARHILVASEADCLTLKKQIEEGGSFAELAKQHSKCPSGAEGGNLGTFGPGQMVREFDEVVFSAPVGEVQGPVKTQFGYHLVEVTARTD